The genomic stretch attctgctgctgttgctgcaacTTAattctttttgtggctgtgacTGAGGCCAGAGAACGGGCAGACTGTTTTCTAGGGACAAACCCTACAGAGACATGAAGGGACTAGCAGGCCTAGGAGGTTAATTCGGTCCCAGAAGCACTAAGTAGGAAGCTGGGGTCTATCTGGTAGAGGGGCTTTAGAACAAGAAGGCTCTGCCTGTTGCCCTCAGCCAGGCTGCCCTGCCTCTTACACAGGGCATGAGCTAAATCACAGAAACCACATGGACATTTTCACTAAGTGAAGGAAGAATAAGGGCATTCAGATTTAGATTAGAATAAAAGCACTCAGTAAAGAATTACAGTTTTTATTTGCAAAAGTTAAAAATGTTCTTGTCAATTACCAGCTCAGAACCTGGGTTCCCATGGGATCCACTGCATAAAATGATTCTGTCACTTCTTGCCATGTTTGGGGGCCTTTTCTGGGCCTTGGATGTACTTTCCAGGGAGCCGATACTCTTCTACaatccaaaaagaaaatcttcagcCAAGCCTAGTCCCAAGTCCCTACTGCCCCTTCCTGTTTTCCACATCCCTTGGGCCCTGtaacctcctgcccctccctgtcCACTAAATCCCAGTGTGCTCATCCCTGGTGTCAAGGATCTGTTACAATAATTTCCAACACATGACCTGCCTTCTACATCCTAATCAAGTTCACCAGGGTCTGGTGACACCTAGGATGGACCATTTACCACACACAGTAGTCGGACGGTGTATTTTGGTCATTTACACCCTGCTAGTTAccatctagatcagtggttctcaaacttcctaatgccaggtggtggtaatgTACACCTTGAACCCACGCAtggaggaggtataggcagatctcttgagttagaggccagcctgatctacagagcaaattccacgacatccagggctacacagagaaaccttgtcttgaaaaaccaaaataaaacaaaagaatacagttcttcatgttgtggtgacccccaatcataaaattatttccattgctacttcataactaactttgctactgttacaaatcgtaatgtaaatctgtgttttcccatggtctcaggtgaccctgtgaaagggctgTGGCCGCCACCCACAGTGAGAGCCGCTGATCTTGGCATACTAAGAGAGAAGGTGTGTGTccatctgttttcttctgttccctTAGTCTCACTCTGCCACACGCAGCTCTCAACATAAGGAGCTCAATTGTGGAAGTTAATTGCTGTGGACTGTCACAGGCTTGCGATAACTATACTTACTGAGCATGTGCTACGTGTCAGTCTCTTGAGTGTGAGACAGGTATGGGAAAAGCAAGGTCTGTCTCAAGTTCTATTTTGCAAAGGGTTCagacattacaaaaaaaaaattagccaagCTCCAAACACTAAACAGAAACATCAACACAGCTGAGAAGCACTAAAGCTAATAATTTTTACCATGTTCACAGGGAAATGGGCATTACCCCTGAGCTGTGCCAGTGGACCTGTGAGGACAGACAGACCAGGGGTATGGGAGGTCACACAAGACAAGGGGACAGCCAGGTAGATGTGGGACTGGCAGGAAACTAGCTGGGAAGGAATCAGAATGTATGTGTcgtgtggggaagggggaggaggctgCAGGAAAAACAGGGCAGGCTGGGAAGGGCTTGCTTCTCAAACTCAGTAGTTTATTCCTGAAGGCATGGATAAGACAAAAGGCCTTCTATGGGGAGTGATGGGCTTGTATTTAGAAAGGTCAGCCTGGCAGAATGTGGAGGAGGGCTTAAATGAAGAACAAAGCAGAGGTTAGAGACCCAAAGAAAGTCAAAAGTACTCTCTCTGGCTCTAAACATAAAAAGCTTCAGGGCCCAGCTACAGCATTCTGAGTGAGGTGAGCGCAGGGCAAGGTACTGAGTCTCATCTGCAAGCAGGCACCAGTCCTGCAGCAGTTATAACCAAGGAGGGCCTGACAGCCCGGCTGAGCGTCAGCACAGCTAAGGCAGTTGCCACATGATTTCTAGAAAGGGAAGTCAGGAGGAAAGCTAAGCATGTGTCCCATGGGAAGAGCGGTGATTCTAAGGGCAAAGGTCTGGTTCAAACTCTGGTTGCACGGCCTGCTCGCTGCTATAAACTGAAGTGTGCACGTACATGTGAATACACACTGTTGCTCCTCGACGAGTTTATATCCCCTTACACACCCACTGTGAGTTGAAAATATGGTaaatcaaggggctggagagatggctcagcagttagagcatctgctgctcttccagaggagccggTTTTCAGTTCCCTGAATCCACACGGCCGCTCACAACTGCAGTTCTCATCTAcagctccagtttcagaggagctgatgccctctcttctgaggacaccaggcacacacactgtgtagtgcacatgcatgcaggcaaaacacccatacacatacaattctTTTAATCATTAAAACGGGAGCGGAAATAAAGTAAGTTGAAAAGGCACATAATCCAGCTAAAGAGGAGAACACCTTAGCTAATGACTCAGCATAGTATGGCTAGCATTCTGGTTGTTCCCTGTCTTGGTCACATGACTGACAGGGGCGGGGCCAGCTATACTACCTAGCATCTCATCAGACTGTCTAGCCAATGCCAGCTCTGGAAGAGTTCATCCTTCACTGAAGTACAGTTTCTCTGGAATGTCTCGTTCTGCACCACTGAGAAGACTGTAGGCACAGGTAGGATGACTAGACTCAAGCGAGTCAGTGGCAACGTGTCCTCTCAGAAGGGATACTCACCAAGCAATAGTTGGCCAAGGTGGTGGATCTGGTTTCCCTGAATCTGCACCTGTAGACCATCTTTGGCCCCAGGGGCAGGAGAGACGATGGTGCTGGCCTGGCATCGCTGCTGGAGAATGGCAGCCACTGAGCATGGGTCAAGGCCATAGATCTCCAAGTTGCGGACCACAGTCACCTGGGGACAGAAAGCTGATGGTGGGTGTTCTCGGTATGCTCTCTCCTCTAAAGGGCCTTTCCGCAAGCCACCTTGCCCATGTTCTGTGATGGCTCTCTATCCCTGTAACCCTGGTACCTTTCTGCCCATCTCACCCAATATATGTGTTAACAGATACTCTGTTCTACCTATAACATACAATTTAAGGGTTCTTTAACTATGAAGAATTTAAaccataaataaaagtataatagtATGGTGCTaaacatggtgatacacacctttaatcccagcacttaggaggcagaagcagatgaatctctgagagtcagagtttgaggccagcaaatTCTAggtcagctaaggctacacaatgaggcccagtctcaaaacagcaaaaagcACAAGAATGTGATGGAATCCTACATATCCTTTACCAGTTTCAACAGTGGTCAACTCACAGGCTGTCTGGGTTTACGGCTCCTAAGACTACTCTAGAGCAAATCCTCCTACTCTTCAGATCGTTTCATATGTAAACATAGCAGTATGTATCTCCAAAGGTTAGggactatgttttctttttctttttttaagacagggtctcaactgtGTCTCTCAttgacacagagatccacctgcctctgtttcctgaatgctgggactagaGGCGTGCAAGGTAAGGACtgctccaaatacaagagcaGAAGCGGCGGGTGAGATGCTTGCTGCACAGGCCTGACCGACCGCCTCAGTTCAGGGCCTGGGCCTCCGGAAGGGTTGACCTCCGGCCTCCATGCATGCGCTGTAGCACGCACACTCCCCTCCCCGACCCGaatgatgatgatgttgttgATAATAAAGTATTTTGTACTTAACAGCAGCTCCTTAAAACCACATAGCCAGTCAAACGCATGGCACTTTTCCATGAGAGCAACACATGGGAAGAATGTGACTTCAGGACAAAAAGTAAAGTATTCACTTTTTTTCAATCACTttcagggctagagagacagctcagtgattaacagcacttgttgctcttcaaGTTCAATCCCTATACCCACAGGGCAGCCCAAAACCCTCTAACTCCAATTCCCTAGGGAATCTaaaggcctcttctggcctccatgagaaCTGCATACAAGTGGTATTCAGACATACAAGCAGATGAaaaacccatacacacaaaatagaaataaatcctttttaaaattataaataccaCAATCCTGGGCTCAAGAGACAGCTCagggttaagaacattgactattcttccagaggacgcaggttcagttcccagcacctacatggcagctcccaaGTGTCGGTAACACTGGtcttaggggatctgatgccctcttctggccttcacaggcaccaggccACCAGTGGTACAGACACGCATGCAGCAAACACTCACaacacacaaaattaaacatgTGAAATTATTGTCTTCCTGTGGCTCTCCAACAGCCTCTCCAGTTCACGACTAGAGATGACAAAGTGAACTGTCACGTGGTCTGGATTGCTTTCCATAATGTCTTTAAAACAGCCTTTTCCTTACAAGTATGGCAGACACAAGCTTAGACTCAGCGAGGCTTTAGAGGTTGCATTAGAAAGCCAGCTTCCTCCCCGAGACTCTGGCTCTATCTCCCCACAAGTGGTCACAAAAAATCTTTGCTTGCAGACTTCCAGAAAAAAACTCATCAATTCATGTAACACCAACTTCATCTTAATAAAAGATTCATGCTTCATATACACAAAGTGTTTGGTGCACTGCCTGGCAGGTAATCGCTGCTAATTAAGTTACCATGACTGGTTTTCATTTAGGGACTGCTTCCTACTAAGTGCTTAGCCTATGCACAGCCCCCATTTGGTCACTGAAGTACAGGGCAGGTACTACCTCCATTCTtcacagaaggaaactgaggcagtaggTGCTCAAGgtcaagagaagagaaaaggtcaCATTGAAATCCCAAAGCCTGGGTCCTGAACCAGAACCACATActctgagagttctctgtgttgAGCCCAAGCCTGTGCTCTCAGGGTTTCTAACTGGAACAAGGATACTCCTTTTGCAGAGGACAGCATTCTACACATTTTGAAAGCAGTTATAATTTGTTCCCTACAACTTTGTGTCACCAAGCTAAACAGTTTCTTCAGCAAATTTTTACAAGTTATTTTAATTGAGCAAGGTCCAAGAGGTAGACCGTGTAAGAGACAAAGGCCTATAAAGTAGTGCCAAGGAAAAACTCAAACTAAAACATTGTTCAGTTTAGAAACAGGTTCCAGCAAGTTTCTTAGTACAAAATCCCAGAGGGCAGAGGGTAGTGTTTGTTTAATGATACCCCTTCACCCAGGGCCAGCGCAGGCACACAGCATGGGCCATCCAATCGTATCAGGAAACGAGAACTTAGCAGGGAAACTAAGCCACCACTCTCAAACACTGGGTCTcctttgggtggtggtggggagggaacccagggcctgggCATAGGTGAAGCAAATGCTCTGCCACCGAGTCACAGCCACTGCcccagtaatttttaaattacctttttaTTAGAAGACTTCTGTGCAAGGCTGATGTCAATCGGACAGAGTTTCCCTTTCTTCAGAATGGGTTCCTGTCCAGGAAATGTCACTTGGTAGGCAGGCTGCATATTTTGCAAACACCTAAAATGACAGTTCCGGTTATAAATAGATCAAGGCAGCAGCCGGCATCTCTGCATCCTGCTACCATAAGCACTGAGTGCAAGTTTTTGAGGcatacttcttttatttatttattatttatttatttattttatttgcagtcTAGCTGCAGGTTAGAAGCATTGAAgtcacttgggggggggggggcggaaccACAGACCAATGAACTCAGTGTCTCAAAGCTCCCCAAAGCGTAGCCAAGGCTGACATCCTCTGATCCAGGGAAGCGAACAATGGTGGCCTGAGTGCCTAGAAATTCTCCACTTGCTTGGCCTCCTGGGAATCTGCTGTCTGCCTTGTGAATGTTActacctgtctcaaaacacacctttccagcttcctgcctccaAGTGTTCACATTTCTCTCGTGTTCCAGCAATGCATTCTTGAGTTGGTCTTTTGTGTGTAGGCAGTGActgcatgtatatgtttatgtgtgctcGTGTGAGTGAGTGCAGGCACCTGGATGGCATGGTGCTTGTGTGGGAGTCAAAGAACAATCTCACGAGGCAGTCCTCAATTTCCGCCCTCTTTGGAACATGGTCCCTTTCTTTTTCACAGTTGCATACATGAGGTTATCTGACCCACGAGTTTCCAGGGATTCTTGTGTCTGTTTCCATCTCATCACAGGAGGACCACAGAGGTGTGCCTGCTGTCACCTGGGTTCTGAGGACTCGGACTCAGTGCTCAGGCTAGTGAGGTAAGGGTGGCGGTGCAGGAAAGTTAAGAGGGATTGCCAGTCCCTGATATCTGGTCAAGAGAACAGTCTCACCAGTCCCTGACATGGTCAGGAGACAGTCCCACCAGCCCCTGACACCTGGTCAGTAGACAGTCCCACTGGCCCGATACCTGGTCAGGAGACCGTCCCACGGAAGCTTCATGACCACATGCTGTTCATTCTTCTCTAAGAGGCAGTCACAGAGGATAGGATCCAATTTCACCAGACTACAGGGATAAAGAGGCATTAAGGCAATGCAAGACTTAACCATTCCAAAGTGACAGCACCGATCACCTGCGTGCTCTATGTTACCCAGGATCACTCAGCTGTGGAACCAGAGGTCACTGGGAGGCCAAAGACGAGAAGCAAATGGGGGAAGAAATGTGGAAAGGAACAACCAGGATTCTAGACTCAGTTCTGCTGTGTGACCATATCTTTCAAGGCATAATTTCTGTCAGCACAttagcaaggaaggaaggaaggatgtaaATGCTAAAGGCTACAGTCATGGTGTGTACATGGACTAAGCTGTTACATAACACCCCAGAGACCCTTACATAAGTGGTAACTTAGGGCTGCAGGTGTGTTGGTAGACTGCACAGCTAGCTTTCCCTAagtcctgggttctgttccctACACCACAgacagtaatttaaaataaataacaaaacttgTTTAAAAGTGGGCACTAGATAGTGTGTAGGTCTCTCTGATCCTGAGGACATCTGGAAAGGAAGTCATTAGTGCAACTCTTCTGTGTTAGCACGCCGCCTGTGCCCGACTGTGAGAAAATCACACCAAAGGGCACAATGACTGTGCTTAAATATTGTTTCAAGGTTGCATTTTTCTTGACAACAGCCATACGCCCTTGAACATCAGTATGGACATGTGTGGGATACGTGTACTCAGCTAATGGTCAACATATCGACCCAAGCCCCTAGGTGACAGCCTGTCCATAGCTCATGGTCTGCAAACACTGGGCTTGTCTATTTCCAAACTGCTGTGATCGTCTATTCTCCATTCCAGAATCCTTCCCatcctttgtttttaaagttactacattcatttatttgtgtgtctgcacGTGCACAGTGCTAAGCATAGCATACATGTGGAACAgtctgcaggagttggttctcgaccatgtgggtcctgagggtgGCGCTCAGGCAGCCAGGCTTGGCAGTATGCAGTCCTTCACTCACTGAACCATCCTGCCAGCCcgtttcctgtctgtctgtctgctggaAGGAAGAGCTGACAAGACAGACTCCATCCTTGGTGCCCACTTACTTTTTGTTGTCTGCATCCACCAGGTTGTTCCTCTTGACATAGTCAATGATGATCCTTCGGACCTCACTGCCCTCAAGGGTGCTCCCCTTCCTAGGAGAAGAGAAGCAACCAGAGTTCAGTCCACGCTGTATCTGGGGACCACCTGCAAACATTCAAACAAGGCTCTTTCCTTGGCTCTtgcctttttcctcttttcctgagGGAGCAAGCGGGGCTGCGTGATGTGCAACTGCAGATAGAGAGGCTACTCTCTCATTGTCCCAACCCAAAGGTGTGACACTGCGCTAGAAGGAGGAAGACAGGCAGAGCAGGTTTGCCAGTCACAGGAAAACACTGCCCGGGATGAGAGGAAAGtgcaggcagacaccatgtaggcAGAAAAGGGCTGCTCTCCAAAACTCACTTGTGGCCAGACTCCTGGAAGAGCTGGGTCATGCTGGCTGGGACACAGTAGAGGGATTTTATATCTGGAGGGTGATAGGGCTGTTCCCTGCTACCCTCCTGGACAGTCTGGGAAGTCGGGGAAGGCTCGGGGATGACAAAAGATGTGATCCTAAAAcccagcagaagaaaaaaaaaagtgcatgttATACCAGTGCCTGGCAGCCCCTAATCTGTGGTCCAGTGTCCCCAAACCAATTAGCTGCAGTGACAGGCCGCGCACCTACCTCGGGTGCTTCCAGTCCACAGTCACAATGCTCTCCACCCCTTTGCTCAGCTCCTCGACCTGGACAATCTGCTCCTGCTGCATGTGCTGCAGGAACTTAGAGAGCTGGGAGAGAAGTAAGTATGGGAACACCCGGGAGGGCCTGGAACACCGGGACCCAGTGTTTGCTGCCAATAGACTAAGAACCAAAAGACCACACACACTCCTACAAGTTGGGGAGCAAGAAGCCACtagagggttagagagatggctcagcagtcaagagctcacactggggactggagagacagctcagtggttaagagctcataCTGCTCTTGCGTAGGGCCCAAGtatgattcccagtacccacgttcAATGGTtcacaactgcatgtaactccagccccagaggcatctggcctcctctggcaccagcacatatatatataattttaaagaaagaagctgCGAGACAAACTGCTGAAGTCTGTTCGACTCCATTCAGCTAGAAAGGGCCAAAGGGGAGAGAGGAGTTGGTGCCTTGGCCCAAGGACAGGTTCATTACTCCCTCTTAGTTCTAGACTGTCTACAGGGCTTCCCGTATCCATCTTCTCTCACATGTATTCCTTCATGACTATACAGACATGCAAGGAAGGTACAGGCTCTTACCTTTTTATAGCTTGACTTCTTTATATCCAGTTGCTGTCCTTCAGGGCTAGGACAGACAAAAAGGCAAGTTAAACCAAACAGTAAAGTTTGGTACCTGCCTGACACAAGTGACCTTTTCCTCAGCTGTCAAAGAGCGGAGTTCTCTGCCCAGTTGTGGTATCAGAGATAGACATGGAGTATGGCCTACTCCAAGTCAGGACTACCCAATAGTACTTCTGTGGTGATGGGATGTCTGTGGAGTCTAATACGGCAACCACTAGTCATCCATGCACCTATGAAACACTTGAAATATACCAACTGAGACTGGGGGGTTGGGGACCTGAATTTTAAACTTTAAGTTAAACTTAATGGACCATGTGTGATTAGTGATTATTGTAATCAGGCACAGCTTTAGAGTTCTCTCAAACCAGAGAGTCTCCTATGGCTTCAGCAGCAAGCTCACACTGAGAAAGCCAGGTCTATGGCAGAGCTCAGCAAACGGCACTCTAGAGCCTAGGCCAGCCACACCCAGCACCATCTGTTGTCTTTGGTCACATTAGCACACAACGGCAGTGGACCTGAAACAGTGGCCACATGACCCAGGAAACTTAAATGACTTACTACCTGGCTCTTTACAGTCTACTGATGCCTGTGCAGCTTCAGGATAGGGGGAATAGAGGTTCCTAATGAAAACTGtgactcctccctctcctcaggaaCTTACACCTTCTCTTGAAACCAGACGTTCAATAGCAGGGTGACTCTCAAGGGTACTGTCCTAGAGCCTACTCCAATCTAATGCCtgcccaagaaaaaaaatcctgagacaATTTCCCAGTCACCTGCAACTCAGCATGGGCAAGACAAATTACCAAGAATCCCAGTGCCACAGCTGTCCTGGTGCCTTAAGGCCATGTGTAGACAGAAGAGACTGGAATAATTACTACTTTCAAAACAGCGCAAGAGTCTCAGGAACAACACACCACCCACTGAGAGACAGAGCAggctgtgtgtatgcatatgtgtatagggatggttttgtttttttctgtctctcccccgTCCCCGGCCCTGGCAGAGTCtcactgtaacccaggctgatctggaactcactccacagCCCATGCTAGCCTTGGATTCACGGCtatcctcttacctcagcctcttaagggttggaattacaggtgtgggccacaGTACCAGGTTATGGGGGATGCAGAAAAGACCCTGCTCTCACAGTATTAACAGGTGTCTGCTATATGCCAGGCTGCGCACCTTTACAGTAGTCCTAGAAGTATCAGAAACTCGGgctcagaaaaaccctatgacTGCCTGCAATTTGCTTTGGTTAAATATGCTAAGGAGGTGGCAGCTGAACCTTGACGGCTTGGGCTTCAAAGTCAATACTCCCTTTCCCAGTGGCTATATTCtcaagaatataagaatataagaGGGCTTCATTCCTATTCTCTTCCAGGCACAACTTTTCCCAAGTGGGAAGGGTGGAACGGTACAGAAAACTTCTTGACAAAGGCTGTTCAGGGACCCCTGCTGTGTATGCCATGGTATCTGACTCATGAGAGACGGCCAAGAAACACCTTGGCAGAAATAGCAGTCAAAGAATGCTGGGACTTTTAAATTCAACCTTACTATTCTTTCCCTGGATAAAACTGAAGGTTTTGAAGCCAAGAACCTAATTTACCTTCCAGATCAACTTTCTGCTCGGCCCTTCGCACAGCTTGTCACTCAAGCAGCCCCACCCCTGTGTGGCTTTACGGACAAGAACAGCGAGGCCTTGTCTGCAGCCCCCACCCATAGCAGCGCCTTCTGTACCAGCAGGAGAACATGTGACTGCCCAGGAGAGTGCTGGTGAGCAAAGGGAGGTCGGCTTTTTTGACTCGACTCTTCAAGGCGTGCAGGAAGCACTGTTGTAACAGCTCATCCATTTGCTctgcaaggaaaagaaaaccacaccCTCCCTGAGGCTCACACGTTGCCTGGGCGCTGCAAACCCTCCGTCCCACCCTCATCACCTCGGCTCAGGTGGAGTCCATTCCTAGGCACCAACGCTCCCGGGctgcagactttttaaaaagtggatgtgtgtgtgcacacgtgtgtgtgtgtgtgtgtgtgtgtgtgtgtacgtacgtactcacaagtgtgtgtgtgtgtgtgtgtgtgtgtgtgtacgtacgtacgtactCACATACTACAGCCAGTGTGGAAGTCTGAGGATAGATTTCAGGAGTCAATTCTTTCACCTGGGttgttccagggattgaactcaggtgacCAGGTTTGCAGATAGTGCCTGGTCTCCTGTACAGCCGTCTCACTGGCCCCGTTGCCTgttgagccacctcactggctccTTACAAACTCTTGAGCACTGATCCTGTAAGGGTTAGCCCCACAGGAAGGACCAAACCCACAGAGCCACCAAGCCAAGAACATTCATTCAGAGAAGTCAGAACCAGAAGCCCTAGGGGTTCATAGCCGGAAACTATGTGAGAGACAGACAGTCACCCAGGGGCATGGTTTATGGAAGAAGGAATACAGAACTATTTCATGACCCCATGTAAGGGTTCTGTGCTCCTCTCCCAGAGCACCAGGGCAGTTCAATCTGAAGAACAGGTGTGGGCTTTCACACCTTGAAGGGGCTTGCCATCCGAGGAATCCTGGCTCAGGGCCCCAGAGCTGGTGTCTTCAGAGGCTTCTGAGTGATGGACCTTCCtggtctcctcctctccctccagggTCAGGCTGCTCAGGTTTCCTTGCAGACCAAGGTCCACCTTCTCTTCACTGCTATCTGTGGGACTCACTGCCAATGGGGCAATGGCAGGTGGAGAGGACTTGTCTCCAGATTTCCTGGAAAAATCTGATGTCAGAAACACCCAGCAGTAGCCACGATACTCACCCACCCTGGTCAGGGGAGACTCAGTTAGGCGTTCAAAGCCAGTAGAGCCTGCAGGCAGGAGTAGCCGGCACATCTAAGTGATGCACACTCATCTCTAGTCAATTATTCTGGAAAATCCAGTCCAGTGCCTCAGCTTTGTCATCTAAAATGGGGACTGATACCCATTCCCTACCTTATCTCAAGGAAATGATCGCTTATATTATTAATAGACAGCCCGAGACAGAGACCAAAGGAAAAgctcaaaagataaaagaaaatccaaagaatgAGTCTACACCGGTAAGTCATGACACTTGGCTACAGAACCAGCCTTAGCAGCATatgcctacaatcctagcactcaggaagctcagACCAGGGCATcccaagttctaggtcagcctgaactacgcAGTGAGACTGCATCTCAAGCTTCCCTACCCCTGGCACATCCCCCCAGAAAACCTAGTTCTGctgcttttgagaaaaacactGTTTCCTGTTTGGGGAAAGTGACATGAACCAGACAAGGAGCAGGCATGTGGATCTAGAATGGATTGTTACAGCTAGAGAGTGTGTCCACAGTGAGGGTTCTGAAACGTGATACTCGAGTAGCATAAAGTTAGTTATCGTCCTGCTGTTAGACAACTGATCTGGAATCAGAAGATTTGTCTCAGGACCAAATGATGTCCAAAATGCACATGATGAACAAAGTCAGACTAACCAGTACTGTATGTATATCACCACAATA from Arvicola amphibius chromosome 12, mArvAmp1.2, whole genome shotgun sequence encodes the following:
- the Eif2d gene encoding eukaryotic translation initiation factor 2D isoform X2 → MFAKAFRVKSNTAIKGSDRRKLRADVTAAFPTLGADRASELIPGKEELNVVKLYAHKGDAVTVYMSAGNPILFELEKNLYPTVYTLWSYPDLLPTFTTWPLVLEKLARGADLMLPGVVVPPTGLPPVQQGDLCAIALVGNRAPVAIGVAALSTAQMLASGLKGKGFSVLHTYQDHLWKSGDKSSPPAIAPLAVSPTDSSEEKVDLGLQGNLSSLTLEGEEETRKVHHSEASEDTSSGALSQDSSDGKPLQEQMDELLQQCFLHALKSRVKKADLPLLTSTLLGSHMFSCCPEGQQLDIKKSSYKKLSKFLQHMQQEQIVQVEELSKGVESIVTVDWKHPRKGSTLEGSEVRRIIIDYVKRNNLVDADNKNLVKLDPILCDCLLEKNEQHVVMKLPWDGLLTRCLQNMQPAYQVTFPGQEPILKKGKLCPIDISLAQKSSNKKVTVVRNLEIYGLDPCSVAAILQQRCQASTIVSPAPGAKDGLQVQIQGNQIHHLGQLLLEEYRLPGKYIQGPEKAPKHGKK
- the Eif2d gene encoding eukaryotic translation initiation factor 2D isoform X1, with translation MFAKAFRVKSNTAIKGSDRRKLRADVTAAFPTLGADRASELIPGKEELNVVKLYAHKGDAVTVYMSAGNPILFELEKNLYPTVYTLWSYPDLLPTFTTWPLVLEKLARGADLMLPGVVVPPTGLPPVQQGDLCAIALVGNRAPVAIGVAALSTAQMLASGLKGKGFSVLHTYQDHLWKSGDKSSPPAIAPLAVSPTDSSEEKVDLGLQGNLSSLTLEGEEETRKVHHSEASEDTSSGALSQDSSDGKPLQEQMDELLQQCFLHALKSRVKKADLPLLTSTLLGSHMFSCCPEGQQLDIKKSSYKKLSKFLQHMQQEQIVQVEELSKGVESIVTVDWKHPRITSFVIPEPSPTSQTVQEGSREQPYHPPDIKSLYCVPASMTQLFQESGHKKGSTLEGSEVRRIIIDYVKRNNLVDADNKNLVKLDPILCDCLLEKNEQHVVMKLPWDGLLTRCLQNMQPAYQVTFPGQEPILKKGKLCPIDISLAQKSSNKKVTVVRNLEIYGLDPCSVAAILQQRCQASTIVSPAPGAKDGLQVQIQGNQIHHLGQLLLEEYRLPGKYIQGPEKAPKHGKK